The following proteins are encoded in a genomic region of Acidobacteriota bacterium:
- a CDS encoding tetratricopeptide repeat protein, with translation MSFDKSKAMRNAERYVAQGKIRAAIAEYRAVVDNDPRDVATLNMLGDLHTKNSEKREAIDCYMKVAEHYNTQGFAQKAIAIYNKISRLQPDSIEVSTKLAELYTIKGSLNEARAHYTTLAEHYEKHGRRLEALAMWKQIALLDPNNTEVCLSLAESYLREGQRDDAAEAFAEAGARLVRKGSHEEAIRAMMKGHDIRPNDLRILSGLVNAHSAIGRVGKAVSLLEEILENEPYNRDVLYLLIDCHIDSNNASGAEKAVIKLVELEPANYPKLLDLIRIYLNTNDLDSAARILSMSSEYLLAAGQGDECKRWINEILDRDAFHVAALRLLVRYASWVKEEESFRIALDRLAKAANRSAEVEDERFALAHLVVIRPFETAYSDRLSEINEQYGFTDQIVDEELLKAQFVDDSVVTEVVVPDEIGDIDQVASDNGESANEPRDAEAKTTEVEGDANVEDLPMAAEGKLQKELDSITFYIENDYAELAEKALKELENQFGKRREIDQLRTRLTADSDIPALVEARSLGIEEIRSEFGLEENDLPTDDDFETHYHTAIAYQEMGLTEQAIAEFQDAIGLVSPSDGTRRFFQCANLLGHCFMQNSMANHAVTWFNRALETAELKDDEKQGLWYELAMAYEAEGAIESAALYFEQIYAENVDFRDVAVRVKNMLVTH, from the coding sequence ATGAGCTTCGATAAATCAAAGGCGATGAGAAACGCTGAGCGCTACGTCGCCCAAGGCAAAATACGAGCAGCGATAGCGGAATATCGCGCAGTTGTTGATAACGATCCGCGGGATGTCGCGACGCTTAATATGCTGGGCGATCTCCACACAAAGAATTCGGAAAAACGCGAAGCGATAGATTGTTATATGAAGGTAGCCGAGCATTACAACACTCAGGGCTTTGCTCAGAAGGCGATCGCAATATACAACAAGATCTCACGCCTCCAACCCGATTCGATCGAGGTTTCGACCAAGCTCGCGGAGCTTTACACCATCAAGGGCTCTCTGAACGAGGCTCGAGCGCATTACACTACACTGGCCGAACATTATGAAAAGCACGGCCGGAGACTCGAAGCCCTTGCGATGTGGAAACAAATCGCTCTGCTTGATCCGAATAACACGGAAGTATGTTTAAGCCTGGCCGAATCATATCTTCGCGAAGGTCAGCGGGACGACGCAGCCGAGGCATTTGCCGAAGCCGGTGCTCGCCTCGTACGAAAAGGCAGTCACGAAGAGGCGATACGGGCAATGATGAAAGGCCATGACATAAGGCCGAACGACCTGCGAATACTGTCAGGCTTAGTGAATGCTCATTCTGCGATCGGCCGCGTCGGAAAGGCAGTAAGCCTGCTCGAGGAGATACTCGAAAACGAGCCGTACAACCGTGATGTGCTCTATTTGCTGATCGATTGCCACATTGATTCGAATAACGCCTCCGGGGCGGAAAAAGCCGTCATCAAACTCGTCGAGCTCGAACCGGCGAATTACCCAAAACTCCTAGACCTGATCCGAATATATCTGAATACGAACGACCTCGATTCGGCCGCGCGTATTCTCTCGATGAGCAGTGAATATCTGCTTGCTGCCGGGCAGGGTGATGAATGCAAACGATGGATCAACGAGATCCTCGACCGTGATGCCTTTCATGTCGCTGCCCTCAGATTGCTTGTCCGATACGCTTCATGGGTGAAAGAGGAAGAATCCTTCCGAATTGCGCTTGACCGCCTGGCAAAGGCCGCAAACCGTTCCGCTGAAGTCGAGGATGAACGATTCGCTCTTGCCCATTTGGTCGTCATTAGGCCGTTTGAGACCGCATATAGTGACCGGCTTTCAGAGATCAACGAGCAATATGGTTTCACTGATCAGATCGTCGATGAAGAATTGTTAAAAGCGCAATTCGTTGATGATTCTGTGGTTACCGAGGTCGTTGTACCTGACGAAATTGGCGATATTGATCAGGTTGCCAGCGACAACGGTGAATCCGCAAATGAACCGAGGGACGCGGAGGCTAAAACAACCGAGGTTGAAGGCGACGCCAACGTCGAAGATCTGCCGATGGCCGCCGAGGGCAAATTACAGAAGGAACTCGACAGCATTACTTTCTACATCGAGAACGATTATGCCGAACTCGCCGAGAAGGCCCTGAAAGAGCTCGAAAACCAATTTGGCAAACGCCGTGAAATAGATCAACTTCGCACCAGGCTAACGGCCGACTCGGATATTCCAGCATTGGTCGAGGCCAGATCGCTCGGTATAGAGGAAATAAGGTCCGAATTTGGGCTCGAAGAAAACGATCTTCCCACCGATGACGACTTCGAAACGCATTATCACACCGCTATTGCATATCAGGAGATGGGATTAACAGAGCAGGCGATCGCCGAATTTCAAGACGCCATTGGTCTCGTCAGTCCATCAGACGGCACACGCAGATTCTTCCAATGTGCCAATTTACTCGGTCATTGCTTCATGCAGAATTCAATGGCGAACCATGCTGTTACATGGTTTAACCGGGCACTCGAAACTGCCGAATTGAAAGATGACGAAAAGCAGGGTCTATGGTACGAACTCGCTATGGCATACGAAGCGGAAGGAGCGATCGAGAGTGCTGCTCTGTATTTTGAACAAATATATGCTGAAAATGTAGATTTTCGCGATGTGGCGGTTCGCGTCAAGAACATGCTGGTCACTCACTAG
- a CDS encoding thiamine phosphate synthase produces the protein MTLSSNRPLVYMITSGVATDDNIQITRLEINAAVKCAVDAGVSLIQIREKNISARNLYELTLELVEIVSGSDARLLVNDRADIAAAAGADGVHLTSRSLTAEVVRASFGAGFVVGVSAHLAEDVVSAAAAGADFAVLGPIFATPNKPHPIGVGELSKIVHAAGSLPVLALGGIDASNFRSVVDAGAAGFAAIRSLNDPRSLSDIMKKVGMK, from the coding sequence GTGACACTTTCTTCGAATCGTCCGCTCGTGTATATGATCACGTCCGGTGTTGCGACGGACGATAACATTCAAATCACAAGGCTTGAGATAAACGCCGCCGTTAAATGCGCTGTCGACGCAGGCGTCTCCCTCATCCAAATTCGCGAAAAAAATATTTCCGCGCGAAACCTTTATGAGCTTACTCTGGAGTTGGTCGAGATCGTATCTGGAAGCGATGCACGGCTGCTTGTGAATGACCGTGCCGATATTGCGGCAGCGGCCGGAGCTGACGGCGTGCATTTGACATCGAGATCGCTAACCGCAGAGGTCGTACGTGCGTCATTCGGAGCGGGATTCGTGGTCGGGGTTTCTGCACACTTAGCCGAAGACGTTGTTTCCGCAGCGGCGGCCGGCGCCGACTTTGCAGTGTTGGGGCCAATATTTGCGACACCTAATAAGCCGCACCCGATAGGGGTTGGCGAGTTGAGCAAGATCGTTCATGCCGCAGGTTCTTTGCCCGTGCTCGCACTCGGCGGCATCGATGCGTCTAATTTTAGAAGCGTCGTCGACGCCGGAGCCGCCGGCTTTGCGGCGATTCGATCGCTGAATGATCCAAGATCGCTTTCAGATATAATGAAAAAGGTTGGAATGAAATAA
- the thiD gene encoding bifunctional hydroxymethylpyrimidine kinase/phosphomethylpyrimidine kinase, which produces MSNTPRVCLTIAGLDPSGGAGVIADIKTFRAFGCFPAAAVTSLTFQNTVGVYGAEHQTAATLRGQVQPIIDDYNIDAVKTGMLPTLEVIAEAVHLITTSGMKNIVVDPVVRSTSGFDLIRDEALRALIAGLFPIADLITPNIPEAERISEMVIKSESDIRAAARKMQSAGARNVLIKGGHRFESTINEETGGNGARLAIDHLFLGERHEVLVAEFIETTATHGTGCTLSAAIAANLALGFELIESVRKAKQFVTEAIRTSPNIGKGNSPINI; this is translated from the coding sequence ATGTCCAATACGCCAAGAGTTTGCCTCACCATCGCCGGCCTCGACCCGTCGGGCGGAGCGGGCGTCATTGCAGATATCAAAACATTTCGAGCGTTTGGTTGTTTTCCGGCGGCAGCAGTAACGTCGCTGACCTTCCAGAATACAGTTGGAGTGTACGGTGCTGAACATCAAACAGCGGCGACACTCCGCGGCCAGGTTCAGCCGATCATTGACGATTACAACATCGATGCAGTGAAAACCGGCATGCTTCCGACACTTGAGGTTATCGCTGAAGCTGTACATCTGATCACGACATCCGGAATGAAGAACATCGTGGTTGATCCGGTCGTTCGTTCGACCTCAGGGTTTGATCTGATCAGAGATGAGGCTTTGCGGGCTTTGATCGCCGGCCTGTTTCCGATCGCCGACCTGATCACACCCAACATCCCTGAGGCCGAGAGGATCTCAGAAATGGTTATCAAGTCAGAATCCGATATTCGCGCGGCGGCTCGGAAGATGCAGTCGGCAGGAGCGAGGAATGTGCTGATCAAGGGCGGCCACCGTTTCGAAAGCACGATCAATGAGGAAACAGGCGGAAACGGAGCAAGGCTTGCGATCGACCACCTTTTTTTGGGTGAAAGGCATGAGGTGCTGGTGGCGGAATTCATCGAAACCACCGCAACACATGGCACCGGCTGCACTTTGTCGGCGGCGATCGCGGCGAATTTGGCTTTGGGTTTTGAACTGATCGAATCGGTGAGAAAGGCAAAACAATTCGTAACCGAAGCTATTCGTACGTCACCGAATATTGGCAAAGGAAATTCCCCGATAAATATCTGA
- a CDS encoding chlorite dismutase family protein: MEVVNFQKDSSESGLRLVPEPGEVTELPAVEKQFVNFMFFRVSPEWRKLNGDTKLVFKSEFQSVFEKFRKDFLLYSYSLVGFDSKADLMFWRIGTSLDLIQEMTADLYRTNLGSYLEMTDNYLSTTKRMMFVDGEAADRTRVHAGAAKYHFVYPCAKHKDWLDMPAAEREAMIEENFMVGKKFPNIRIHMTHAFGFSDQEYLISFETDEPRDFLALAEELRQTAASRYTVRGMPVYTCRQRPLMECLDALG; encoded by the coding sequence ATGGAAGTAGTCAATTTTCAAAAAGATTCAAGTGAGAGCGGCTTGCGGCTGGTGCCTGAGCCAGGCGAAGTTACCGAACTTCCGGCAGTTGAAAAGCAGTTTGTCAACTTTATGTTCTTTCGGGTCAGTCCCGAATGGCGAAAGCTAAACGGGGATACTAAACTGGTCTTTAAGAGCGAATTTCAGAGTGTATTTGAGAAGTTTCGCAAAGATTTTTTACTCTATAGTTATTCGCTTGTCGGGTTTGATTCGAAAGCAGATCTGATGTTTTGGCGGATCGGAACATCGCTCGATCTGATCCAGGAAATGACTGCAGATCTTTACCGGACAAATCTCGGAAGCTATCTGGAAATGACTGACAATTATCTTTCGACAACGAAAAGGATGATGTTCGTCGATGGCGAGGCGGCTGATAGAACGAGGGTCCATGCCGGTGCGGCCAAGTATCATTTTGTTTATCCGTGCGCGAAGCATAAGGACTGGCTCGATATGCCTGCGGCGGAACGCGAAGCGATGATAGAAGAGAATTTTATGGTCGGAAAGAAATTTCCGAATATTCGGATCCACATGACACATGCGTTCGGGTTTAGCGACCAGGAATATCTCATATCGTTCGAAACTGATGAGCCGCGTGATTTTTTGGCTCTGGCCGAGGAACTAAGGCAGACGGCCGCGAGCCGGTACACCGTAAGAGGAATGCCTGTTTATACTTGTCGCCAGCGGCCCCTGATGGAATGCCTCGACGCACTCGGATGA
- a CDS encoding acylphosphatase, with protein sequence MPRRTRMIARKFIISGEVQGVGYRFFAQRAAARHQIRGYIKNLPDGRVEALIEGRESAVNAFRLDLAAGPTHSRVGEIEELVLEPSGLYSAFRIER encoded by the coding sequence ATGCCTCGACGCACTCGGATGATCGCACGAAAGTTCATCATCAGCGGCGAGGTTCAAGGTGTAGGATACAGATTCTTCGCCCAACGTGCGGCGGCCAGACATCAGATCAGAGGTTATATAAAGAACCTCCCCGACGGACGTGTCGAGGCTCTGATCGAAGGCCGGGAATCGGCGGTAAATGCGTTTCGCTTAGATCTTGCTGCCGGCCCTACACATTCGCGGGTCGGTGAGATCGAGGAATTGGTATTGGAACCGAGTGGTCTGTACTCGGCGTTTAGGATAGAGAGATAA
- a CDS encoding adenine phosphoribosyltransferase codes for MENLRKLIREVPDFPKPGINFYDITTLLKDPEGLEGTIDALTEACRGMDIDTIIGVESRGFIFATPLAYQLGTGFIPVRKPKKLPAEKVAVSYDLEYGQDTLEMHKDAVGEGHRVLIVDDLLATGGTARAVCDLVESVGGTVAGLLFVVELNFLGGRAKFDGYDVRSLIKYDS; via the coding sequence ATGGAAAACCTGAGAAAACTCATTCGCGAAGTGCCCGATTTTCCGAAACCGGGCATTAACTTTTACGACATTACGACATTGCTCAAAGATCCGGAGGGCCTCGAAGGAACGATCGATGCATTGACCGAGGCATGCCGCGGAATGGATATCGATACCATCATCGGCGTCGAGTCTCGCGGGTTCATTTTCGCCACGCCGCTTGCCTATCAGCTCGGAACAGGCTTTATTCCGGTCCGTAAGCCCAAAAAGCTGCCGGCTGAAAAGGTTGCGGTATCGTATGACCTTGAGTACGGCCAGGACACGCTCGAAATGCACAAGGACGCAGTCGGCGAAGGCCATCGAGTATTGATCGTCGACGATCTGCTCGCCACGGGCGGCACCGCTCGTGCTGTTTGCGATCTTGTCGAAAGCGTCGGCGGTACCGTAGCAGGATTGCTGTTTGTTGTGGAACTGAATTTCCTCGGCGGACGTGCTAAATTTGACGGCTATGACGTCAGATCGCTAATAAAATACGATTCGTGA
- a CDS encoding NAD(P)H-hydrate epimerase, with product MQKVLTADQMRTVDRLTTERYGIPSIVLMENAAHAVARVITDKLGGSVRDRRIVFFCGPGNNGGDGAALARILWTQGANCFVSLLGTVSETKGDARINFEALKKFSDPERTNGPNENCLFLSEGSDLSGLDEIHQNDDVVVDALFGTGLSRPITGAVGNFIERVTRQRNRFKQLFVSIDIPSGLDSDKAEIIGPVFPADCTVTFTAPKAANVILPTARNNGELTVANIGSPPELIEDQTSQLFSRSRMTLQDG from the coding sequence ATGCAGAAAGTCCTGACAGCCGATCAAATGCGCACCGTCGATCGTCTGACGACCGAGAGGTACGGTATTCCGTCGATCGTTCTGATGGAAAATGCCGCCCATGCCGTCGCACGCGTCATTACCGACAAACTCGGCGGTTCGGTACGGGACAGGCGAATTGTCTTCTTCTGCGGTCCCGGGAATAATGGCGGAGACGGAGCTGCATTGGCGAGGATCTTGTGGACCCAGGGAGCGAACTGCTTCGTTAGTCTCCTTGGAACTGTCTCTGAAACAAAGGGCGACGCACGGATCAATTTCGAGGCTCTCAAGAAGTTTAGTGATCCCGAAAGAACGAACGGCCCAAATGAGAATTGTCTGTTTCTTTCTGAAGGCAGTGATCTATCAGGCCTCGACGAGATCCATCAGAATGACGATGTTGTGGTTGATGCATTGTTCGGAACGGGACTTTCGCGACCTATAACTGGGGCTGTCGGAAACTTTATTGAACGTGTCACCCGACAACGGAATCGTTTCAAGCAGTTGTTCGTGTCTATCGACATTCCATCGGGCCTCGATTCGGACAAAGCAGAGATCATCGGGCCGGTTTTTCCGGCCGACTGCACAGTCACCTTTACGGCGCCAAAGGCCGCGAACGTAATATTGCCTACCGCACGGAATAATGGCGAGTTAACTGTTGCGAACATAGGGTCGCCGCCCGAATTGATCGAAGATCAAACTTCACAGCTTTTCTCGCGGAGCAGGATGACGCTGCAAGATGGTTGA
- a CDS encoding NAD(P)H-hydrate dehydratase, with translation MRNTRFTNDSYKNKRGHALVIAGSESYSGAAVLAGNAAVRSGVGLVTLAVPAEIRSEVAARALPDLIVRPFEDGGEIDFAADAILIGCGLDANNTANEAMFRKIVEERTTPVIVDAGALWYSNPERGENHPVGETPPPLLGKEGSQRELILTPHEGEFLRLLGTDDKIAINDRVAAVRQYAVANNVILVLKGERVLIGAPDGRVVVNPTGNSGLGKAGNGDTLAGILAGFVAQAAGMNIDIFETVVAAVYVAGTAGDIAEKKYGKRVMTASDVRECLTEAFDGLAGN, from the coding sequence TTGAGAAACACACGCTTTACTAATGATTCCTACAAGAATAAACGCGGTCACGCTCTCGTGATCGCCGGTTCTGAGAGTTATTCTGGTGCGGCGGTTTTGGCGGGGAATGCGGCCGTTAGGTCGGGTGTCGGGTTGGTGACGTTGGCGGTTCCCGCGGAGATTCGGAGCGAGGTTGCGGCGAGGGCTTTGCCTGATCTGATCGTTCGGCCGTTCGAGGATGGCGGTGAAATTGACTTCGCCGCTGATGCGATTTTGATCGGCTGCGGCCTCGATGCGAATAACACCGCTAACGAGGCGATGTTCCGTAAGATCGTGGAGGAGCGAACGACACCGGTTATTGTCGATGCTGGAGCGTTATGGTACTCGAATCCTGAGCGAGGAGAGAACCACCCCGTCGGCGAAACGCCGCCACCCCTCCTTGGTAAGGAGGGGAGCCAGAGAGAACTGATCCTAACGCCGCACGAGGGCGAGTTTCTACGACTTTTGGGGACGGACGACAAAATTGCTATCAACGACCGTGTTGCTGCTGTTCGCCAATATGCCGTTGCTAACAACGTGATCCTTGTTCTCAAAGGCGAGCGGGTTTTGATCGGTGCACCGGACGGGCGTGTTGTTGTTAATCCGACGGGGAATTCGGGGCTTGGTAAGGCAGGGAACGGCGATACACTCGCCGGCATTCTCGCGGGCTTTGTCGCTCAAGCCGCAGGGATGAATATAGATATATTTGAAACCGTCGTCGCGGCCGTTTATGTCGCAGGAACTGCGGGCGATATTGCCGAAAAGAAATACGGCAAACGCGTGATGACGGCATCGGATGTTCGGGAATGCTTGACCGAAGCCTTTGATGGGTTGGCTGGAAATTAG
- the tsaE gene encoding tRNA (adenosine(37)-N6)-threonylcarbamoyltransferase complex ATPase subunit type 1 TsaE: MDEKKIISKSSDDTFVVGERLGASLAGGDLILLCGGLGAGKTLLTKGILNALDYDIDEVTSPSFTLVNLYKTERVDVYHIDLWRLEGKIDAAAAVGLDEILEDGNAVTIIEWADRLRRSSFSNPVIRVNIEGDGDEPRVITIER; the protein is encoded by the coding sequence ATGGACGAGAAGAAAATAATCTCGAAAAGCTCCGACGACACATTTGTCGTAGGCGAGCGGCTCGGAGCGTCGCTCGCGGGCGGCGATCTCATCTTGTTGTGTGGCGGTCTTGGTGCAGGTAAGACGCTTTTAACGAAGGGCATTTTGAATGCTTTGGACTATGATATCGACGAGGTCACAAGTCCGAGTTTTACGCTGGTCAATCTGTATAAGACTGAACGCGTGGACGTGTATCATATCGATCTCTGGCGTTTGGAGGGCAAGATAGACGCCGCAGCCGCCGTCGGACTTGACGAGATATTGGAAGATGGAAATGCCGTGACAATCATCGAATGGGCGGACCGGCTTAGAAGATCTTCGTTTTCAAATCCGGTCATTCGTGTCAATATCGAAGGCGACGGTGATGAGCCGCGTGTCATCACCATCGAGCGATAG
- a CDS encoding L,D-transpeptidase family protein, which translates to MKPTRIILILAVLTSSLMSQTQISNLRSQISDIKDPLIVVKKSKRTLELFDGTRLVKKYKMVLGFAPTGDKEVEGDGRTPEGEFYVFTKNAESRFHLSLGISYPAPDDAKRGLAKSLITAEEAEAIQKAIAEKGMPLQKTALGGEIYIHGGGIDNDWTDGCVALKDEEITELFNAVPVGTKVRILQ; encoded by the coding sequence ATGAAACCGACCAGGATCATACTTATTCTCGCTGTTCTGACATCATCGCTTATGTCGCAAACACAAATTTCAAATCTGAGATCTCAAATTTCAGATATCAAAGATCCGCTGATCGTGGTCAAAAAATCAAAGCGGACGTTGGAGCTGTTTGACGGCACGCGACTCGTAAAAAAATACAAGATGGTCCTGGGTTTTGCACCGACCGGCGACAAAGAGGTCGAGGGCGACGGGCGGACGCCTGAGGGCGAGTTTTATGTGTTCACCAAGAATGCTGAGAGCCGTTTTCATCTCTCGCTCGGCATTAGCTATCCGGCTCCGGACGATGCGAAACGCGGGCTTGCAAAGAGTTTGATAACCGCCGAAGAAGCGGAGGCGATACAAAAGGCCATCGCGGAGAAAGGAATGCCGCTGCAAAAGACTGCGCTGGGCGGAGAAATCTACATTCACGGCGGCGGAATTGATAACGACTGGACCGACGGCTGCGTCGCTCTAAAAGATGAAGAGATCACCGAATTGTTCAATGCGGTGCCGGTCGGAACTAAGGTGCGTATTTTGCAGTAG
- the ppk1 gene encoding polyphosphate kinase 1 translates to MTLSTENQNKEIQLAESLKQNVPEFDGNPLFNRELSWLEFNRHVLDEATDDTLPVLERLKFLSIFSTNLDEFFMIRVAGLKEQIAESVGELSPDGMSASEQLREIYKRLRPMLKRQVSYLGENVFPALQKAGISIEAYSSLTARERKTLDKYFRDNLFPILTPQSVDSSHPFPYISNLSLNLGLIIEPNRALTQPNLRYLFKQKRFGRIKLPPSVPRLIPINEKKGRYALLEEVIAANVSELFPNMKTSEAFLFRVTRDADIELREDEAGDLMRTLERELQRRRDRFAVRLEVSTSMPEKMLKLLTTGIGLSDDDVERIDGFVDIPDLMQLYSLDRPDLKDKPIHSMQVSAFQGRKNIFEAIKRQDVLLHHPYTSFNAVTDFVAEAAEDPSVQAIKICLYRAGKDSPIVSSLIRASRLGKQVTALVELKARFDEENNIEWARRLENEGVHVVYGISTLKTHSKVLLVIRREKDKLVRYVHLATGNYNPFTSRIYTDLGILTADEEITADASNLFNFLTGYSQQDKYQRLLVAPLHLRQRLIELIRRERKNKLAKKEASIVIKVNSLTDVELINELYEASKVGVEIDLIVRGICTLRPGIKGLSENIRVRSVIGRFLEHSRVFWFANGGAPEIFIGSADLMHRNMDRRVEVLTPILDPEIKTYLKDTLLAAYLRDVINVRTLRSDGTYRRHAQRTGGGFDSQMSFVGQEIAG, encoded by the coding sequence ATGACGCTTTCAACGGAAAACCAGAATAAAGAGATCCAATTGGCAGAATCATTAAAGCAAAATGTGCCTGAGTTTGACGGCAATCCGCTGTTCAATCGCGAATTGAGTTGGCTCGAATTCAACCGCCACGTGTTGGATGAAGCGACTGACGACACGCTGCCCGTGCTTGAGAGGCTGAAGTTCCTTTCGATCTTTTCGACCAACTTGGACGAGTTCTTCATGATTCGCGTCGCCGGACTCAAAGAGCAGATCGCCGAAAGCGTCGGGGAGCTCTCACCCGATGGCATGTCGGCTTCCGAACAGCTCCGCGAGATCTACAAACGTCTGAGGCCAATGCTCAAGCGGCAAGTGTCTTACCTCGGCGAAAACGTATTTCCGGCCCTGCAGAAAGCTGGAATCTCGATCGAGGCCTATTCGTCGCTTACAGCCCGTGAGCGAAAGACGCTTGATAAGTATTTTCGCGACAATCTTTTTCCTATTCTGACGCCGCAATCTGTCGATTCCAGTCATCCGTTTCCCTATATTTCAAACCTGAGCCTGAACCTGGGGCTGATAATTGAGCCGAACCGGGCACTGACGCAGCCAAATCTAAGATATCTCTTTAAGCAAAAGCGATTCGGGCGAATCAAACTGCCGCCTTCGGTGCCGCGTTTGATACCGATCAATGAGAAGAAAGGCCGCTATGCATTGCTCGAAGAGGTGATCGCGGCAAACGTGTCTGAACTGTTCCCGAACATGAAAACGAGCGAGGCGTTCCTATTTCGAGTGACTCGGGACGCAGATATCGAGCTTCGTGAAGATGAAGCCGGTGACCTGATGCGAACGCTCGAACGCGAATTGCAGCGCCGCCGCGACCGTTTTGCCGTGCGACTCGAAGTTTCAACATCGATGCCGGAGAAGATGCTCAAACTGCTAACGACCGGCATTGGATTGAGCGACGACGATGTCGAACGCATCGACGGGTTTGTCGATATACCAGACTTGATGCAGTTATATTCGCTCGACCGGCCCGACCTCAAAGATAAGCCCATACATTCGATGCAGGTGTCGGCGTTTCAGGGACGGAAGAACATTTTCGAGGCGATCAAGCGGCAAGATGTATTGCTGCATCATCCGTATACGTCGTTCAATGCCGTGACAGATTTTGTCGCGGAGGCGGCCGAAGATCCGAGCGTTCAGGCGATCAAGATATGTCTTTATCGTGCCGGAAAGGACTCGCCGATCGTGAGTTCTCTGATACGTGCAAGCCGTTTAGGCAAACAAGTGACCGCTCTCGTCGAACTAAAGGCACGGTTTGACGAAGAGAACAACATCGAATGGGCACGGCGGCTCGAGAACGAAGGCGTTCACGTCGTTTACGGCATCAGCACCCTCAAAACACACTCGAAAGTCCTGCTGGTGATCCGACGGGAAAAGGACAAACTCGTTCGTTACGTCCATCTCGCGACCGGTAACTACAATCCATTCACGTCGCGGATCTACACTGATCTCGGCATCCTAACGGCGGACGAAGAGATCACAGCCGACGCATCGAACCTTTTCAACTTCCTTACCGGCTATTCGCAACAGGACAAATATCAGCGACTTCTCGTTGCCCCGCTGCATTTGCGTCAGCGTTTGATCGAGCTGATCCGCCGTGAGAGAAAGAACAAACTGGCGAAAAAAGAAGCAAGTATCGTCATCAAGGTCAACAGCCTGACGGACGTTGAATTGATCAATGAGCTGTATGAAGCATCAAAGGTCGGTGTTGAAATAGATCTGATCGTTCGCGGGATATGTACGCTTCGTCCGGGAATAAAAGGTCTGTCGGAGAATATCCGTGTTAGGTCTGTGATCGGGAGGTTTCTCGAACACAGCCGCGTTTTCTGGTTTGCCAACGGTGGAGCGCCCGAAATATTCATCGGCAGTGCCGATCTGATGCACCGGAATATGGACAGGCGTGTCGAAGTTCTGACGCCGATACTTGATCCCGAGATCAAAACCTATCTGAAGGACACGCTTTTGGCGGCATATTTGCGCGATGTGATCAATGTCCGCACGCTTCGAAGTGACGGTACATACAGACGGCACGCACAGAGGACGGGCGGAGGTTTTGATTCGCAGATGTCGTTTGTCGGTCAGGAAATTGCTGGTTAG
- a CDS encoding class IV adenylate cyclase encodes MAFEIEKKYKIDKKLLVELTAKLGEIGAMFAYETFEENYLHRGGVLDERGAVLRLRKTPEKTVLTYKEKVGSQAAFKHQIEHETIVQDVDAIEAIIERLGYVLSVVYEKHRKAWHLGNTEVVLDELPFGYYMEIEGAIEDILATEKLLGIEHLENESRGYPRLTAKFGKQIGTVMEARFEKTQTA; translated from the coding sequence ATGGCGTTCGAAATTGAGAAGAAGTACAAGATCGACAAGAAACTTCTGGTCGAATTGACGGCAAAACTAGGTGAGATCGGGGCGATGTTCGCGTACGAAACGTTTGAGGAGAATTATCTGCATCGAGGCGGGGTCTTAGACGAACGCGGAGCCGTACTCAGGCTCCGCAAGACGCCCGAAAAGACGGTACTGACGTACAAAGAAAAGGTCGGCAGTCAGGCCGCTTTTAAGCACCAGATCGAACACGAGACGATCGTCCAGGACGTTGACGCAATTGAGGCGATCATCGAACGGCTTGGATATGTACTTTCGGTAGTTTACGAAAAGCACCGCAAGGCATGGCACCTCGGGAACACAGAGGTCGTGTTGGATGAGCTGCCTTTCGGTTATTACATGGAGATCGAAGGAGCTATCGAGGACATTCTTGCTACGGAGAAACTACTAGGCATTGAACACCTGGAAAATGAATCCCGCGGTTATCCGCGGCTAACGGCAAAGTTCGGCAAGCAGATCGGGACCGTAATGGAAGCACGCTTTGAAAAGACCCAGACGGCCTAA